Part of the Grimontia kaedaensis genome is shown below.
TGCCCGGCGGACTCGAGCTTCAAAGCTCATCCTCATTCGTCTAAATTTCTGGGTGCAATTTGAGTATAGGTAAGCATTCGAAAGGATCTATATTGAAATTCTGTGATTGTGATCAAGTTTCCGCTTTCGACAATATCAGTCTTTTGGGGTGATTTTTCGGCAGGAATTATGCTTTAAAGCCCCGTCATTTAAGGCCTGAGCAGAAAGGCATTACAAATTTTGTTGTCTATTGGCTGAATTTGTTAAGGAAATTTCGCAAACGCACTCACAACCATAAATCAGCAGGCGTATAATGCCCACTCTGCAGTTAGCTCATGGATGTTAGATTGACGGCTTTCCACTCCCCATTTCGATTTATACCTACCGCCCAGTCTTCCCTTGCGATGGCATTTTTTGGGCTAGGTGTCGCATGGTCTCTCTATCACCCAATAACTGGACATCTCACCCGCCCCATTCTTTCGACAATCGGCATTTTGTTGATTGGTCCAGTGTGGCTCAAATATATCTTTGAGCCAAAGCGTTTCTTTCAAGATCTCCGAGACCCACTCTACGGTAGCTTGATGGCGCCCATGACCATGTCACTTTTGTTGATGGCAGATTTTCTGGCGGAAGTGAATGTCAGCGTGGCAGCCGTTGTCTGGTATCCCGCGATGGCGATGCACATCTTCATGATGTGTTATTTCCTCTTTTACCAATTGAAAAACTTCGAGAAGTGCAACATCTACCCGAGCTGGTTCCTTTATCCTGTGGGATTGATCAGCAGCACATTGGCAGGTCCAAAACTGGGTTTTGATAACGAATCTGCCCTGCTCGCCCACATCTGCATCGGTGCGTATTTCTGCATGCTGCCGTTTGTGCTTTACCGGCTCTGCTTTTTGGAAAGTTTGCCGAGGAACTCACGTCCGGTACTGGCGATCATGGCGGCACCGGTGAACCTCGCGCTCACCGCTTATTTGGTGAACATGCCAAACCCTGATCCTGTTTTGGCTGGCGCATTGGCGGGAGTGGGTATCATGATGACCCTGTTCGTCTATCTCTGCTATATCGACCTACTCAAAGAGCCGTTCCAACCCACGCTAGCAGCACTGACCTTCCCTTCGGTTATCAGTGCCGTTGCAATGGAGCGATTGATTCTCTGGTTAGGCAAGGACTTCCCACACTGGGCATGGCTGGAGCGATTAGGTCTGGTCGAACTGACAGTCGCGACGCTTCTGGTGAGTTGGGTCAGTTTTTGCTATTGCCGACACTATGGATTCGGTAAGTAAACAGCGCCAGATATAACCAAAAAAGAAGCGGGTTTATGAACCCGCTTTATTTAGCATTCCTTCCGTCTCGAGAAAGTGAATCACGTCCGCCAGCCCCACCTCTTCTTTAAGGTTTGAAAACACATAAGGCTTCACCGGACGCATTCTTTTGGTATCCGAATCCATCACATCGAGGTTTGCACCAACGTAGGGTGCCAGGTCGATTTTATTGATCACCAGCAAGTCAGAACGTGTAATGCCCGGCCCACCTTTACGTGGAATCTTTTCGCCTTCAGCCACATCAATCACGTAGATTGTCAGATCAGCAAGTTCAGGGCTAAATGTGGCACTCAGGTTATCGCCGCCGCTCTCGATAAACACCAAATCCAGATCTTTGTGAAGCTTTGCCAATCCCTCAACAGCTTCTAGGTTCATTGACGCATCTTCACGAATCGCAGTGTGCGGACAACCGCCTGTCTCTACACCAACAATTCGCTCTGCAGGCAAAGCCTCGGCCTCAGTCAGAATACGCTGATCTTCACGGGTATAAATATCATTCGTGACGACAGCCACTGAATAGGTATCACGCATGGCTTTACATAGTACTTCCAAGAGCGCCGTTTTTCCTGACCCAACCGGGCCACCCACACCGACTCTTAGCGGTTGTTTATAATCCATCTTCATTCTCCTTATGAGCGGAATAGCCGCGTGTATTGCGTTTCATGACAGCTCGACGCGATGGCCTGCGCAGGTGCGAAAGAGCCGACTTGTTCGTCAGCGATAAAACGCGACGCTTCGACGACTTCATGCAAAGCATCCGACACACCCATCAACACACGCTGTCCCGCTGTTTGCCCTAACGGCACCATTTTCACGCCAGCGACGACACAGTTTTCCAACCAGCTCCATGCATAACCGTGGCATAGGGATTCTTCTTGGATGCCCCATTTCATTCCGGCATACGCGAAGCCTGCAACCTGAGTTTTCGCCAGCACCACATCCAACTGGCTTTTGGCTTCAATCAGCTCAAGCTGCTGCAACAACTTCAGCATGGTGCGTCCACGCTGGAGCTCTTCCGTTCGTAGTTCCATTGTTTCGCGGCTGGCATACAGCCAATCGCACCAATAGTTTGCTGTCTCTAAATCTTCAGCCTTGAGCGCTGCGAAAAGACGGCGCAGCACGGGCAGTTCGAGCTGTTGCAAACTGTCTGTTGCCAAACTCACCAGCCAGTCCTTCAATGCAGATTCACTGTCGACCCAGCCTGTTTCTATCGACCATTCCATACCTTGTGAGTAGCTAAACGCACCCACTGGCAAAGAAGGGCTAATCAGTTGAAACAGACGATAATCGGATTGCATGACTAGCGGCCGTTGAATATGCGGTGAATCATGTAGCCAATCCCCGCCGCAGCCACCAGCATTAACACAGTTTCAAATGGGTGTGCCTGCGCGGTGGCTAAGATATGATGCGGCGTCTCTGCATGTGGTTCGCCAGTGATGTGTGCAAACGCGGGAAATGGCAATGCCAACGCAGCGATAAGTAATTTTTTCATAGTCCTGTCTCCTTGACTGAATGCATTAAATCTAAAATCAATGATGATGGTGATGACCGGATGAGTGGCCACCATAAGCGCCCGCTTCTGGCTCAAAGGGAGCCATTTCGACCACCACACGGCCTCCAAGTAATCCCACCATTTCGTCTAAAACGTGGTCGTGCTGATAACGCACCCACCAATCACCCACTTGCAAAGGCACATGGCGGTTACCCAAGTGGTATGCGAGACGAGCCAATAGAAGGCCATCTTCGGCGTGTACCGTTGATACTTTTTCCTCCGCAGCGATAACACGTACGTGGTGGCCGCAGGTCGACACCAACACATCGCCACCGCGAAGCGTTTGACCACGAGGAAGAAACAACCCAGCCTCACTACCGTTATCCAACGTGACACGGATACGGCTTTTTATTCTTGAATCAATGCCAAGATGAATAGTCGCCATCTCGGCGATATCACTACTCCTAACATCCGATGCTTTAATGATTGCTGTAAACTCGATCATTTTTCACCTCAGAACAGAAAGTAACGTTGCGCCATTGGCAACACATCTGCGGGCTGACAGACCAGTAATTGACCATCAGCACGAACCTCATAAGTTTGAGGATCCACTTCGATCGTTGGCTGCCAGTCATTAAGCTTCATGTCTTTTTTGCGGATGTTTCTACAGTTTTTCACTGCCACTGCACCACTCTTCAGACCGAGCATTTCCGGTACACCGTGATCAATCGACATCTGAGACATAAACAACAGCGAGCTCTGCGCTGGAGCAGCACCAAATGAACCAAACATAGGTCGGTAATGGACAGGCTGAGGTGTTGGAATGGAACCATTTGGATCGCCCATTGGTGCGGTAGCGATTAAACCACCCTTTATCACCAGCGAGGGTTTCACGCCGAAAAAGGCTGGCTTCCAAAGTACCAAGTCCGCTAACTTGCCCTTTTCGATAGAACCCACTTCATGGGCGACGCCGTGGGTAATCGCAGGGTTAATGGTGTATTTCGCCACATAGCGTTTAATGCGCGCGTTATCGCTATAGCTACTGTCGCCTTCCAACGCACCAAACTGTACTTTCATCTTATGCGCTGTTTGCCAGGTACGAAGGATGACTTCACCCACACGCCCCATCGCTTGCGAGTCTGACGAAATCATCGAAAAAGCGCCCATGTCGTGGAGCATGTCTTCCGCCGCAATGGTTTCGCGTCGAATACGGGATTCCGCGAAAGCGATGTCTTCGGCGATTGAAGGTGAAAGGTGGTGACACACCATCAACATGTCGAGGTGTTCGTCCACCGTGTTGACCGTGTAAGGACGGGTTGGGTTGGTTGAAGATGGCAATACATTCGCAAGACCCGCAGCCTTGATGATGTCCGGCGCATGACCACCACCCGCCCCCTCGGTATGATAGGTATGAATAACGCGGTCACCAATGGCATTCAGCGTAGATTCCACAAAGCCACACTCGTTGAGCGTATCGGTATGAATTGCGACCTGAGTATCTGTCACTTCCGCCACGCTTAAACAGCAATCAATCGCTGCTGGCGTTGAGCCCCAGTCTTCGTGAAGTTTCAAACCACATGCGCCTGCGGCAATTTGCTCGTCCAGTGCATCCGGTAAGCTCGCGTTTCCTTTACCCAGCAAACCGAAGTTCATCGGGAACGCATCCAGCGATTCGAGCATACGGTGAATGTTCCAAGGTCCCGGTGTACAGGTTGTCGCGTTGGTGCCTGTCGCGGGGCCAGTACCGCCACCGATCATAGTGGTCACGCCAGAGGTGAGCGCTTCATCGATTTGCTGCGGGCAGATAAAGTGGATATGAGAATCAATGCCGCCCGCTGTCAGGATTTGGCCTTCTCCCGCCACCACTTCAGTGCCCGGGCCAATGATGATATCTACGTTGTCCTGAATGTCCGGGTTACCGGCTTTACCAATACCCGCAATGCGACCGCCTTTTACCGCCACATCCGCTTTTACGATGCCCCAGTAATCGAGTACCACAGCATTGGTGATCACCATGTCCGGTGTTTCGCTACTCGGGCGCTGACTTTGCCCCATACCATCGCGGATGGTTTTACCGCCGCCGAATTTCACTTCGTCGCCGTAAACCGTGAAGTCTTTTTCCACTTCCAGCCAGAGGTCTGTGTCGGCCAAGCGCACGCAGTCTCCCGTGGTTGGGCCGAACATTTCGGCATAGGCGCTTCGGGATATTTTCTTACTCATCTCAATCATCCTTATCGCTGTTTGAAGCGCCATCTATCGGACCCATACAGCGTCCTTGAAAGCCATACACTTCACGAGAACCCGCGTAAGCCACAAGCTCTACCGAGCGGCTCTGACCGGGTTCGAAACGCACCGCCGTGCCTGAAGGAATGTTGAGGCGAAACCCTTTCGCCATGTTGCGTTCGAATACCAAAGCATCATTCACTTCGAAGAAGTGATAGTGAGAACCTACCTGAACTGGCCTGTCGCCCGTGTTTGCTACATCAACGGTAACAGTTAGGCGACCTGCATTGAGTTCAATGTCTCCGTCTGCTGCACGAATTTCACCCGGCGTAAATGAACCTGTTTTTAGTTTCATATTGGCCTCCTACACAATCGGATCGTGAACAGTGACGAGCTTGGTACCATCAGGGAACGTCGCTTCCACCTGCACGTCGTGGATCATCTCAGGCACCCCTTCCATCACGTCATTGACGGTCAGGATAGTGCGACCGTAATCCATCAACTCCGCCACGGTTCGACCGTCTCGCGCACCCTCCATAATCGCGGCGCTGATCAAGGCGACAGATTCGGGATAGTTCAGCTTCAAGCCGCGCTCTTTACGTCGTTCGGCAAGTAACGCAGCGGTAAATAGCAGCAGCTTGTCCTTTTCTCTAGGGGTTAACTCCATGTGTTGACTCCTCGCAGTTTTCGCGGTCAATACACCGCTATAAATCAGTTACGCCAGAACACCGCTATACATCAGGTACGCCAGATCCTCGGCACATCAGGGGTTGTGCCGGTCCAGTGTTTTCGAATTCTTAGCCAGCATTCCGTCAGAATGTGGAACAGGGTTTCTGTGTTTGATGCCAATGCCCGAACAGCCAGCAACCCGTCGATATAGGTAATGCCAAGCTCCAGCTCTTTCGGTTTGTCCTGTTCAGCACACCAGCTTTTAAGCAACTCAGACAAAGCCTCTGCGTCGCCATACACGAACATCGAACCGACAACTGGATAGCCACGAAGCGCCGCGGCAGAGTGTTGTAGCGTGGCTGGATTGACGCGTAGGCGCTCGCAGAGAACGAGCTTGTCGTCGATGGAAATCGTGGTCATTCCATCAATCACACCTTTGTCAAAGGCTTGGTTGGAAACAGGTTGCCCTAAAGTCCAAATCTCCCAGCCTGCAAAGCGCGCATTAGAAGAGATTTGAATATCAGTGCGCGTGACAAGATGGGCATTCGGAAACGCAATGTTTTCCAACGGCAACCACTCAAGACGGCTGTCTTCATCGACTTTCAGCGATTGATTTAACATCGCGACACGACCGTCTGAACGATAAAAACGGGTTGCGCCCGGTGTGGTAATCAGCGCTTCTGCGCCGTCTTTGGCATCGACAAACACATTCAGGCTATCACCACCCACTACACCACCCGGCGGATGCAACAAATGGCTGTGGCAAACGCCGCCTTCAGGATACAAAGCGCGCTGCACCGCCAAAGGGCCACGGTGGAGGCAATCACGCAGTACCGTTCGGGTACCGTTGTGCTGATAGCCGAGGCGAAGCTCCGCTTCCCATCGGCCATGAGACTGGGTGTTCAGGACATTGCTTTCATAAACATCAGAGAGCGTTTGTGCCATGCAATCACTCCTACACCGTCAGATACTGTCGAATCAGATCATCTGAAAGCTCGTCCATTTCGCCGCTAGCCACGCTTCTTCCGCGATCAAGCAAACAGAATCTGTCGCCGACTTTTCGTGCGAAAGGCAACTTCTGCTCAACAAGAATGACAGTGAGACCCATCTCTTGATTGAGTTTGCAGATGATGTCACCAATTTCCTGCACGATGTTTGGCTGAATCCCTTCTGTCGGCTCATCCAAAAGCAATAGCTTGGGGCCGATCACCAAAGCGCGGGCAATCGCCAGTTGCTGTTGCTGACCACCTGATAAATCCCCGCCAAAGCGACGCTTCATTTCCGCCAGAACAGGAAACAACTCATAGATGTAATCAGGGATTTTCCTGTCGTTCTTAGGGCGGATGGGCAAGCCGATTTCCAGGTTTTCCTCAACGGTTAGTCGTGGGAAGATCTGACGACCCTGCGGCACGTAGCCCACGCCAGCTCGCGGTCTGTCTTCGGCGCGACGTGGGGCAAGATCGTTGCCCTCCATCAGAATTTGTCCGTTATCGACTTTCAATAATCCCATGATGCTCTGCAGCAAGGTGGTTTTCCCCACACCATTGCGTCCCATCACCACGGTGCATTGTCCTTTTGGCGCTTCGATAGAAAGATCCCAGAGTGTCTGACTCTCCCCGTAACGCTGATTTAATCCATTTACCGTCAGCATTAAACTCTCTCCTATTGGCCCAAATACACTTCACGTACACGCTGGTCATCCTGAATCGACTTCATCGATCCTTCTGCCAGCACATGCCCTTGGTGAAGCACGGTCACCGTCGACGCAATACTACGAACAAAATCCATATCGTGTTCAACCACCATGATGGAATGCTCGCCAGCCAGAGAAAGTAGTAGCTCAGCAGTGCGATCCATTTCCTGATGCGTCATGCCCGCCACAGGTTCGTCCACCAGCAACAGCTTGGGTTTCTGCATTAACAGCATGCCGATTTCCAGCCACTGTTTTTGGCCATGGGAAAGCTTACCCGCCAACATTCTGGACTGCGTGTCTAAGCCTATTAGCTCCAGCACTCTTTCTATGTCGCATTTCTGCTCACCGGATAAAACAGCCCGGAACAAGCGCCATGTTGACTTCTCTCCCGCCATCGCAAGTTCGAGGTTTTCCCACACAGTTAGCGCTTCAAATACAGTCGGTTTCTGGAACTTACGGCCAATACCTGCGTTGGCAATTTCCGCTTCATCCATCTTGAGCAGGTTCAATTGCTGACCAAGCCAGACGTCACCAACGTCCGGTCTCGTCTTACCCGTGATAATGTCCATCATGGTGGTTTTACCCGCACCATTAGGCCCGATAATGCAACGAAGCTCGCCTTCTTTGATGTACAGGTTCAAATCGTTAATCGCTTTGAAACCATCAAAAGATACCGACACGCCTTCGACGTAGAGCAACATGCCGTTTTTCACGTCGACTTTTGGGTTGTATTGAGGCTTCAGGAAGCTGAATACCTGATCACGTCGGGTGATTTCATTCAGCAACTCCGACGTAGGATTGATTTCAGGCAGTTGTTCTTTATGGTGGTTCATGCCTTCTGCCACCAGCGTTCTCGACATCATGCGTTTGCCTCCTTGCGAAACAGTCCACTTACGCCTTTTGGCAGATACAAGGTGGCAAGTACAAACAACGCCCCCAACGCAAACAGCCAGACTTCAGGAAATTCAACTGTGAACCAACTTTTAGCGTAGTTCACCAGCACGGCACCAATGACAGCACCATAAAGGGTTGCACGACCACCTAGTGCCACCCAGACCACAATTTCAATAGAGATTAAAGGTGCAAATTCACCCGGGTTGATAATACCTACCTGAGGTACATACAGAGCACCAGCAACACCAGCGATGGCAGCAGAAAGAACAAACAACCAGAGCTTGCTGTTCTCGACGCGATACCCAACGAAGCGTGATCGGGATTCAGCATCACGAATCGCTATTGTCAGTGCACCTAATCTGCTCACAACCACAGCACGGCAAAGTAAGTAAGCCAGAATTAGCGCGACCACGGTTGCAGTAAACAGACCAATTCGGGTAGCGTCGCTTTGGAGACTAAAACCGAGAATATCTTTGAAATCCGTCAGACCATTGTTGCCGCCAAATCCCATTTCATTGCGGAAGAAAGCCAGCATCAAAGCAAACGTCATCGCTTGCGTCATGATGGAGAGATAAACCCCCGACACACGCGAACGGAATGCCAGCCAGCCGAACACAAAGGCCAACAAACCCGGCACGGCGACCGCCATCAAACAGGCAAACCAGAATTGGTCGAAGCCAAACCAGAACCAGGGTAATTCCTGCCAGTTTAGGAACACCATAAAGTCAGGCAGTTCTGGGTTACCGTAAACGCCACGATCACCAATCTGGCGCATCAGGTACATGCCCATGGCATAACCGCCGAGTGCGAAAAAGGCGCCGTGGCCCAGACTCAAAATACCAAGATAGCCCCACACCAAATCCACTGACAGCGCGAGAATGGCGAAGCAGAGATATTTGCCGAGCAAAGAAACGGTATATGTTTCCAGATGAAAAACGCTACCTGCCGGCACCATCAAATTTAGGATCGGCACCAGAAAGCCGATGCCCAACAGCACGGCAATCATCATGACCGTTGAGCGGTCGAAAAGAGATTTAGTGACCATTTAGTTGTCCTCCGCCATGCGTCCACGTTGCGGGAACAAACCTTTTGGACGTTTCTGAATAAATAGGATGATGAACACCAGAACGAGAATCTTCGCCAATACGGCACCCGCCCAAGGTTCCAAGACTTTGTTGAACACGCCGAGACTCAGGCCCGCAGCCAAGGTTCCCCATAGGTTTCCAACACCGCCAAAGACCACCACCATGAAAGAATCGATGATGTAAGCCTGACCCATGTTCGGCCCCACGTTGGTAAGCTGGGAAAGTGCCACGCCAGCAACACCGGCAATGCCTGATCCCAAACCAAACGTCGCCATATCGACCCGTTCTGAGCGCACACCCATCGCGCGGGCCATTGCACGGTTTTGCGACACGGCCCGAACCTGCAAGCCCAAAGGCGTGCGCTTCAAAATAAACAGGAGTGCAAAGAAGACCATTAGGCAGAACACCATGATGTACATACGGCTGGCCGTCAGCTCTAACATTGGGGTGACTTCAATCATGCCGCTCATAAAATCAGGCGTACTGACAGAGCGGTTAAGCGGCGAGAAGATGCTACGAACGGCTTGTTGCAGAATAAGGCTGATACCGAAGGTCGCCAGCAGGGTTTCCAAGGGTCGGCCGTAAAGATGTCGAATCACCGAACGTTCAATCGCCATGCCCACCAATCCGGAAACCACAAAGGCACATGGAATAGAAAGCAGCAGAGCCATGCCGGTTTGCGCAGGAAAAAGTTGTTGCAGCACATAGGTCGTATACGCACCGATCATGATCAGCTCACCATGCGCCATGTTAATGACGCCCATGACACCAAACGTGATGGCAAGGCCGATCCCCGCGAGCACCAGTACCGAACCCAGGCTCAAGCCGAAATAGAGGGTTTGGGCGGCATTTACTACACGCTGACTTTGTTCATATTCAGCAATCGCTTGATCCAGTGCCGCGATGGTTTCAACATCATCACTTTGCACTTTCCCTCTTGCTGCCTGGAGCGAATCAAAAGCTTCCGGCAAACCAACTCCAGACAGAAAAGCGATGGCTTCCATAGTCTGTTTTGGTGCGCTGCCTTCTGTCACTGCGTAAACAGAAATCGCCGTGGAGAGATACATTTTAGTGGCAGTATCACTCTCATCATCGCGTATGGAAACGATGACAGGCATTAAGGATGCATCAAGCTCCCCAATCATACGTCTAGCCGCAGTTTGTCTAGTTTCTGTATCAGCACTGGATAGCGCAGCTGTCGCCATCGCGGTCCTTATCTGACTACGGATTTTGTTATTGATGGTCACCGCACGGTACTGGCGTTTCTTTTCTACCGTCACAATGTCTGCAGAGAGGATATTGGTCAGCTCGCTGCCTTTCGCCAGTGGCGGCTCTGCAAGATACCAAATGGATTTGGCTTTCCTATCGTAAACCACCTGCTTATTAAGCAAGCCTTCAAGAAGTTGAATGTTGGAGATATTTGCTTGTACTGAAGACTCTGCTGACGCGATAAAAGCAATCGCCGCTTCTTTGTCATCAAACGATTTTCCCGCAAGTGCGCTTGCGGCTTGCGACATTTCCGAAATATCGGCATTCGCCTGTGCTGTTATCAGCACGCTACTCATCAGAACGAGTAAACGGCACAACCACAGCAGGCGATTCATTGTTGCTGTCAAACGTTGCATGAATCGGTCCTTCGAAAAAGTCCTGCCAATGCGGTTCAGATGCAAGGAGACGGCACCGCAAAGGCAGGTAAACTAGAAGTAATTTTCCGGGCGGGAGTCTCTCCGGACTCCCTGCCCTGATTGATGAGGTTAAAACTTATTCAGCAACACCTGAGCACTGGCCCGTGGTGACATTGAAGCTGCCACAAGACATTGGCTTCAGCCAGCTTGCAAACAGGTCTTTTGAACCAGTTAGGTAATCAGACCAAGCATCACCCGCAACGACGTCTGGGGTTTCCCACACTGTCACGAACTGGCCATCGTCCTGAATCTCACCAATCAAAACAGGTTTAGTAATGTGGTGGTTAGGCATCATGGTCGCGAAACCGCCAGTCAGGTTCGGTACAGTCACACCAATGATCGATTCCTGAACGGCTTCAGACTCTGTGGTGCCTGCCTTCTCAACCGCTTTCGCCCACATGTTAAAGCCAAGGTAAGTGGCTTCCATTGGGTCGTTAGTCACGCGCTTGTCATCTTTGATGTAGGCATGCCACTGCTCAACGAACTCGTCGTTGGTGTCAGTTTCAACACTCATGAAGTAGTTCCATGCCGCCAAGTGACCTACCAACGCAGAAGTATCCATACCAGACAGC
Proteins encoded:
- a CDS encoding TDT family transporter — protein: MDVRLTAFHSPFRFIPTAQSSLAMAFFGLGVAWSLYHPITGHLTRPILSTIGILLIGPVWLKYIFEPKRFFQDLRDPLYGSLMAPMTMSLLLMADFLAEVNVSVAAVVWYPAMAMHIFMMCYFLFYQLKNFEKCNIYPSWFLYPVGLISSTLAGPKLGFDNESALLAHICIGAYFCMLPFVLYRLCFLESLPRNSRPVLAIMAAPVNLALTAYLVNMPNPDPVLAGALAGVGIMMTLFVYLCYIDLLKEPFQPTLAALTFPSVISAVAMERLILWLGKDFPHWAWLERLGLVELTVATLLVSWVSFCYCRHYGFGK
- the ureG gene encoding urease accessory protein UreG, translating into MDYKQPLRVGVGGPVGSGKTALLEVLCKAMRDTYSVAVVTNDIYTREDQRILTEAEALPAERIVGVETGGCPHTAIREDASMNLEAVEGLAKLHKDLDLVFIESGGDNLSATFSPELADLTIYVIDVAEGEKIPRKGGPGITRSDLLVINKIDLAPYVGANLDVMDSDTKRMRPVKPYVFSNLKEEVGLADVIHFLETEGMLNKAGS
- a CDS encoding urease accessory protein UreF; the protein is MQSDYRLFQLISPSLPVGAFSYSQGMEWSIETGWVDSESALKDWLVSLATDSLQQLELPVLRRLFAALKAEDLETANYWCDWLYASRETMELRTEELQRGRTMLKLLQQLELIEAKSQLDVVLAKTQVAGFAYAGMKWGIQEESLCHGYAWSWLENCVVAGVKMVPLGQTAGQRVLMGVSDALHEVVEASRFIADEQVGSFAPAQAIASSCHETQYTRLFRS
- the ureE gene encoding urease accessory protein UreE codes for the protein MATIHLGIDSRIKSRIRVTLDNGSEAGLFLPRGQTLRGGDVLVSTCGHHVRVIAAEEKVSTVHAEDGLLLARLAYHLGNRHVPLQVGDWWVRYQHDHVLDEMVGLLGGRVVVEMAPFEPEAGAYGGHSSGHHHHH
- the ureC gene encoding urease subunit alpha, whose amino-acid sequence is MSKKISRSAYAEMFGPTTGDCVRLADTDLWLEVEKDFTVYGDEVKFGGGKTIRDGMGQSQRPSSETPDMVITNAVVLDYWGIVKADVAVKGGRIAGIGKAGNPDIQDNVDIIIGPGTEVVAGEGQILTAGGIDSHIHFICPQQIDEALTSGVTTMIGGGTGPATGTNATTCTPGPWNIHRMLESLDAFPMNFGLLGKGNASLPDALDEQIAAGACGLKLHEDWGSTPAAIDCCLSVAEVTDTQVAIHTDTLNECGFVESTLNAIGDRVIHTYHTEGAGGGHAPDIIKAAGLANVLPSSTNPTRPYTVNTVDEHLDMLMVCHHLSPSIAEDIAFAESRIRRETIAAEDMLHDMGAFSMISSDSQAMGRVGEVILRTWQTAHKMKVQFGALEGDSSYSDNARIKRYVAKYTINPAITHGVAHEVGSIEKGKLADLVLWKPAFFGVKPSLVIKGGLIATAPMGDPNGSIPTPQPVHYRPMFGSFGAAPAQSSLLFMSQMSIDHGVPEMLGLKSGAVAVKNCRNIRKKDMKLNDWQPTIEVDPQTYEVRADGQLLVCQPADVLPMAQRYFLF
- a CDS encoding urease subunit beta gives rise to the protein MKLKTGSFTPGEIRAADGDIELNAGRLTVTVDVANTGDRPVQVGSHYHFFEVNDALVFERNMAKGFRLNIPSGTAVRFEPGQSRSVELVAYAGSREVYGFQGRCMGPIDGASNSDKDD
- the ureA gene encoding urease subunit gamma, with amino-acid sequence MELTPREKDKLLLFTAALLAERRKERGLKLNYPESVALISAAIMEGARDGRTVAELMDYGRTILTVNDVMEGVPEMIHDVQVEATFPDGTKLVTVHDPIV
- a CDS encoding urease accessory protein UreD — encoded protein: MAQTLSDVYESNVLNTQSHGRWEAELRLGYQHNGTRTVLRDCLHRGPLAVQRALYPEGGVCHSHLLHPPGGVVGGDSLNVFVDAKDGAEALITTPGATRFYRSDGRVAMLNQSLKVDEDSRLEWLPLENIAFPNAHLVTRTDIQISSNARFAGWEIWTLGQPVSNQAFDKGVIDGMTTISIDDKLVLCERLRVNPATLQHSAAALRGYPVVGSMFVYGDAEALSELLKSWCAEQDKPKELELGITYIDGLLAVRALASNTETLFHILTECWLRIRKHWTGTTPDVPRIWRT
- the urtE gene encoding urea ABC transporter ATP-binding subunit UrtE: MLTVNGLNQRYGESQTLWDLSIEAPKGQCTVVMGRNGVGKTTLLQSIMGLLKVDNGQILMEGNDLAPRRAEDRPRAGVGYVPQGRQIFPRLTVEENLEIGLPIRPKNDRKIPDYIYELFPVLAEMKRRFGGDLSGGQQQQLAIARALVIGPKLLLLDEPTEGIQPNIVQEIGDIICKLNQEMGLTVILVEQKLPFARKVGDRFCLLDRGRSVASGEMDELSDDLIRQYLTV
- the urtD gene encoding urea ABC transporter ATP-binding protein UrtD, which translates into the protein MMSRTLVAEGMNHHKEQLPEINPTSELLNEITRRDQVFSFLKPQYNPKVDVKNGMLLYVEGVSVSFDGFKAINDLNLYIKEGELRCIIGPNGAGKTTMMDIITGKTRPDVGDVWLGQQLNLLKMDEAEIANAGIGRKFQKPTVFEALTVWENLELAMAGEKSTWRLFRAVLSGEQKCDIERVLELIGLDTQSRMLAGKLSHGQKQWLEIGMLLMQKPKLLLVDEPVAGMTHQEMDRTAELLLSLAGEHSIMVVEHDMDFVRSIASTVTVLHQGHVLAEGSMKSIQDDQRVREVYLGQ
- the urtC gene encoding urea ABC transporter permease subunit UrtC, with translation MVTKSLFDRSTVMMIAVLLGIGFLVPILNLMVPAGSVFHLETYTVSLLGKYLCFAILALSVDLVWGYLGILSLGHGAFFALGGYAMGMYLMRQIGDRGVYGNPELPDFMVFLNWQELPWFWFGFDQFWFACLMAVAVPGLLAFVFGWLAFRSRVSGVYLSIMTQAMTFALMLAFFRNEMGFGGNNGLTDFKDILGFSLQSDATRIGLFTATVVALILAYLLCRAVVVSRLGALTIAIRDAESRSRFVGYRVENSKLWLFVLSAAIAGVAGALYVPQVGIINPGEFAPLISIEIVVWVALGGRATLYGAVIGAVLVNYAKSWFTVEFPEVWLFALGALFVLATLYLPKGVSGLFRKEANA
- the urtB gene encoding urea ABC transporter permease subunit UrtB — protein: MQRLTATMNRLLWLCRLLVLMSSVLITAQANADISEMSQAASALAGKSFDDKEAAIAFIASAESSVQANISNIQLLEGLLNKQVVYDRKAKSIWYLAEPPLAKGSELTNILSADIVTVEKKRQYRAVTINNKIRSQIRTAMATAALSSADTETRQTAARRMIGELDASLMPVIVSIRDDESDTATKMYLSTAISVYAVTEGSAPKQTMEAIAFLSGVGLPEAFDSLQAARGKVQSDDVETIAALDQAIAEYEQSQRVVNAAQTLYFGLSLGSVLVLAGIGLAITFGVMGVINMAHGELIMIGAYTTYVLQQLFPAQTGMALLLSIPCAFVVSGLVGMAIERSVIRHLYGRPLETLLATFGISLILQQAVRSIFSPLNRSVSTPDFMSGMIEVTPMLELTASRMYIMVFCLMVFFALLFILKRTPLGLQVRAVSQNRAMARAMGVRSERVDMATFGLGSGIAGVAGVALSQLTNVGPNMGQAYIIDSFMVVVFGGVGNLWGTLAAGLSLGVFNKVLEPWAGAVLAKILVLVFIILFIQKRPKGLFPQRGRMAEDN